In Desulfobulbus oralis, one DNA window encodes the following:
- a CDS encoding aryl-sulfate sulfotransferase: MRKFVAFLAGAALCAVPVSSQAYEAICGPLGVLHYQKEKSYGGYVLYTNHRGGTRTYLINLEGSVVHEWNHGREAFMAELLPNGHLLRVEQGPGSPVTFGGWHGTLREYDWDGNVVWEYTIRDKNRVAHHGFDRLPNGNTAMLIWEKMSWDEMIAKGRDPKDPTVYKDGFKYPDGKVLEGVWPDAIIEVDPSGKIVWEFHVKDHIGTAKDQWDPNYHLPFGYIPAYFAGPDWTHWNSVRYNPKTDQYLVNSRDWGEMYIIDRKTKKMVWRWGNPYAYGAGSKEQGYARNGDQILFGSHDCNWLPNGNLSIFDNGTMRPSGNHSAVYEIERDGTFNGGKIVWSFKTKDSNSFYSDYQSAAQKLPNGNWQITSTNNGHVFEVTPDGEVVWEFVNPMSGDEPYCVRKDKNPWTQIHRAFRYAADSPQLRGRDLKPIRKLAPSCPDWQTLLKYKPSPNGDEAPKVENTPASDQKGSDYAMPKK; encoded by the coding sequence ATGCGTAAATTCGTCGCCTTTCTGGCTGGCGCAGCTCTTTGCGCCGTTCCCGTTTCTTCCCAGGCCTACGAAGCCATCTGCGGCCCCTTGGGTGTACTCCATTACCAGAAAGAAAAGTCCTACGGCGGTTATGTGCTCTACACCAATCATCGGGGCGGCACCAGGACCTACCTCATTAATCTTGAGGGCAGCGTGGTGCACGAATGGAATCACGGCCGTGAGGCCTTCATGGCCGAACTTCTGCCCAACGGGCACCTGCTGCGCGTCGAACAGGGCCCCGGTTCCCCGGTGACCTTTGGCGGCTGGCACGGAACTCTGCGCGAATACGACTGGGACGGCAACGTGGTGTGGGAATACACCATCCGCGACAAGAACAGGGTGGCCCATCACGGCTTCGACCGCCTGCCCAACGGCAACACCGCCATGCTCATCTGGGAAAAGATGAGCTGGGATGAAATGATCGCCAAGGGGCGCGACCCCAAGGACCCGACCGTCTACAAGGACGGTTTCAAATACCCCGACGGCAAGGTGCTGGAAGGCGTATGGCCCGATGCCATCATCGAGGTAGATCCCAGCGGCAAGATCGTGTGGGAATTCCATGTGAAGGATCATATCGGCACGGCCAAAGACCAGTGGGATCCGAACTATCATCTACCCTTCGGCTATATACCCGCGTACTTCGCCGGCCCGGACTGGACGCACTGGAACTCCGTACGCTACAATCCCAAGACGGACCAGTATCTGGTGAACTCCCGCGACTGGGGTGAAATGTACATCATCGACCGCAAGACCAAAAAAATGGTCTGGCGCTGGGGCAACCCCTACGCTTACGGCGCGGGCAGCAAGGAACAGGGCTATGCCCGCAACGGCGATCAGATCCTCTTCGGTTCCCACGACTGTAACTGGCTGCCCAACGGTAACCTGAGCATCTTCGACAACGGCACCATGCGTCCCAGCGGCAACCACAGCGCCGTCTATGAGATAGAACGCGACGGCACCTTCAACGGCGGCAAGATCGTCTGGTCGTTCAAGACCAAGGACTCGAACAGCTTCTATTCCGATTACCAGAGCGCGGCGCAGAAGCTCCCCAACGGTAACTGGCAGATCACGTCCACCAACAACGGTCACGTGTTCGAAGTGACGCCCGACGGGGAAGTGGTGTGGGAATTCGTGAACCCCATGTCTGGCGACGAACCCTACTGCGTGAGGAAGGACAAGAATCCCTGGACGCAGATTCACCGTGCCTTCCGCTATGCGGCCGATTCTCCGCAACTCAGGGGTCGCGATCTCAAGCCCATCCGCAAACTTGCGCCTTCCTGCCCCGACTGGCAGACTCTCCTGAAATACAAGCCTTCCCCCAACGGCGACGAAGCCCCGAAGGTGGAAAACACCCCTGCCTCTGACCAGAAAGGCTCTGATTACGCCATGCCCAAGAAGTAA
- a CDS encoding transporter, with protein MSLGTRAKYAFYSTAAICLLTTGQSLAADETPHKTQEMAEAQKQASTRIGPTSGTPVNTMISGGGVIARGKLLTQVNSSFRDKDDIVENAGAGARTSKQLIALLKLRYGLTDNLEALLVPGYIYVHRDAYDRFDSDHLGGPNDAKLGINYGILQQKQGDPLSLCLTLGLNLPTGQSGARHPPGNDVWSYNAALGITKVWPSGHRIDGAVGFTQPTETGNLGVRKDTSFTLTGSYRYIFNPNFDAGLEFTVENSREWQQNGVDMHNGYTEMYAGPAINVNFPDWGMWVGIGAYLPVFRDYDAPTATDDIRIDFKLGKMWSW; from the coding sequence ATGAGCTTGGGAACAAGGGCAAAATATGCGTTCTACAGCACCGCTGCCATCTGCCTGCTGACAACTGGCCAAAGCCTTGCGGCGGACGAGACGCCGCATAAGACCCAGGAGATGGCGGAAGCCCAAAAACAGGCATCCACCCGCATCGGCCCCACGAGCGGCACACCGGTCAACACCATGATCAGCGGCGGCGGGGTTATTGCCAGGGGCAAGCTGCTCACCCAGGTGAACAGTTCCTTCCGGGACAAGGATGATATCGTGGAAAATGCCGGAGCAGGCGCCAGAACCTCGAAACAGCTCATTGCTCTGCTGAAGCTGCGTTATGGCCTGACCGATAATCTGGAAGCGCTCTTGGTGCCCGGTTATATCTATGTCCATCGGGATGCCTACGACCGTTTCGACAGCGACCATCTGGGTGGCCCGAATGATGCCAAATTAGGCATCAACTACGGGATTTTGCAACAGAAGCAGGGCGATCCTTTGAGCCTCTGCCTGACGCTTGGCCTCAACCTGCCGACCGGCCAGTCCGGAGCCAGGCACCCGCCGGGCAACGATGTCTGGTCCTACAACGCCGCTTTGGGCATCACAAAGGTCTGGCCATCCGGCCACCGCATCGACGGGGCGGTCGGGTTTACCCAGCCTACGGAAACCGGCAACCTGGGCGTGCGCAAGGATACCTCGTTCACCCTGACCGGCAGCTATCGCTACATCTTCAATCCCAACTTCGATGCTGGCCTGGAATTTACTGTGGAAAACAGCCGGGAATGGCAGCAAAACGGTGTGGACATGCATAACGGCTACACCGAAATGTACGCCGGCCCGGCCATCAACGTCAATTTCCCGGATTGGGGCATGTGGGTGGGTATTGGGGCCTACCTTCCGGTCTTCAGGGATTATGACGCGCCCACGGCAACGGATGACATCCGTATTGACTTCAAACTCGGCAAGATGTGGTCCTGGTGA
- a CDS encoding sensor histidine kinase, with amino-acid sequence MFCRHERCHARPHDSGRICCACVLALCRCILPVLVLLLLPLAGNSYSLQQPAGKPGMRVLVLDSNARDFPASLLVEQGLHEALAAEPNLALQLSFEYLSLTRFRGKAQRDALVSLLRQRYSGQVDFVIGVGVAAALFLMEYDSLFPGTPVLLNGIPETLGERLRHSALRDRLSCIVEPNSTLHALRDSILRLRPGTRQVYLVSGISESDRVRAGAIRQAFASLADRLQFIDLSGLPLGDILDRCATLPPDSVVFFSTLFVDAKGRSFVPKAVLQALSASASAPVFAQYDQYLGSGIVGGPMFSMRQAGRKMGRVVLDCLQGRFPEQSFLIGADTSSIQYDARQLRRHGIDMRLLPAGATVLFQEISVWDQYRHYFIGVGLLLVLQSALIVGLVGTLRQRQRAQAALYANQQELERLAGRLISSQEEELSRLSREFHDDYAQRLAAMAIETGALELQCQDIGPALPGRIGHIKNRLINLSDDVHALSRELHPRILKDLGLSRALHSLCRHFSDRESCPAICRIDADSDDIPEDIALCVYRVVQEGLRNIAKHAHAQRVDIDIRHTTGRLSVSIADDGAGFDPHRVRHIPGIGLASMRERVQYVRGTFTIQTAPGQGTVIRVTVPLSEEYHHEKSADRPGR; translated from the coding sequence GTGTTTTGCCGGCATGAGCGATGTCATGCCCGGCCGCATGATTCGGGCCGTATCTGTTGCGCCTGTGTGTTGGCGCTGTGCCGCTGTATTCTGCCCGTTTTGGTGCTGTTGCTCCTGCCCCTTGCGGGCAACTCGTACAGCCTGCAGCAACCCGCCGGAAAACCGGGGATGCGAGTGCTGGTGCTGGATTCCAATGCCCGGGATTTCCCGGCCTCCCTGTTGGTGGAACAGGGGCTGCACGAGGCCCTGGCCGCCGAGCCCAATCTGGCGCTACAACTTTCTTTTGAGTATCTGAGTCTGACCCGCTTTCGGGGCAAAGCGCAGCGTGATGCTCTTGTCTCTTTGCTGCGCCAGCGCTACAGCGGTCAGGTGGATTTTGTCATCGGCGTCGGTGTGGCTGCCGCCCTCTTCCTCATGGAATACGACAGCCTCTTTCCGGGAACCCCGGTCCTGCTCAACGGCATTCCGGAAACGCTGGGGGAACGTCTCCGGCATTCTGCCCTGCGGGACAGGCTGAGCTGCATCGTCGAGCCGAACAGCACCCTGCACGCACTCCGTGACTCGATCCTGCGGCTCAGGCCGGGTACCCGGCAGGTTTACCTGGTTTCCGGTATCAGTGAAAGCGACCGGGTGCGTGCCGGCGCCATCCGGCAGGCCTTTGCCAGTCTTGCGGACAGGCTGCAATTCATTGATCTGAGTGGCCTGCCTCTGGGGGATATCCTGGATCGCTGCGCCACCCTGCCGCCGGACTCGGTTGTTTTCTTTTCCACCCTCTTCGTTGATGCCAAGGGCAGGAGCTTTGTGCCCAAGGCAGTGCTGCAGGCGCTTTCTGCCTCTGCCAGCGCCCCTGTCTTCGCCCAGTACGATCAGTACCTAGGCAGTGGCATCGTGGGTGGGCCCATGTTCTCCATGCGGCAGGCAGGCAGGAAGATGGGCAGGGTCGTGCTGGACTGTTTGCAGGGGCGTTTTCCTGAACAATCCTTTTTGATCGGCGCTGACACGAGCTCCATCCAGTACGACGCCAGGCAGCTACGGCGTCATGGCATTGACATGCGGCTTCTGCCTGCCGGCGCCACCGTGCTGTTCCAGGAAATCAGCGTCTGGGACCAGTACAGGCATTACTTCATTGGCGTCGGCCTCCTGCTGGTTCTGCAGTCGGCACTCATTGTCGGGCTGGTGGGCACTTTGCGCCAACGCCAGCGGGCCCAGGCGGCCCTGTATGCCAACCAGCAGGAACTGGAGCGACTGGCCGGTCGTCTCATCTCCTCGCAGGAAGAGGAGCTGAGTCGTCTGTCCCGGGAATTTCACGACGATTACGCCCAGCGGCTGGCAGCCATGGCCATCGAGACCGGGGCGCTGGAACTGCAGTGCCAGGATATCGGGCCGGCCTTGCCGGGTCGGATTGGCCATATCAAAAACCGGCTCATCAACCTGTCCGACGATGTCCATGCCCTGTCCCGGGAGCTGCATCCCAGAATTCTGAAGGATCTGGGCCTGTCACGGGCACTTCATTCCCTGTGCCGGCACTTTTCCGACCGGGAGAGCTGTCCGGCGATCTGCCGTATCGACGCAGACAGTGACGACATCCCCGAGGATATAGCTCTTTGCGTCTATCGGGTTGTGCAGGAAGGCCTGCGCAATATTGCCAAGCATGCCCATGCACAGCGGGTGGATATCGATATTCGGCATACGACCGGCCGCCTGTCGGTGAGCATAGCGGACGACGGAGCCGGTTTTGATCCGCACAGGGTGCGCCATATCCCGGGCATCGGACTGGCCAGCATGCGCGAGCGGGTGCAGTATGTTCGGGGCACGTTCACCATCCAAACTGCGCCGGGGCAGGGGACAGTGATCCGGGTCACGGTGCCTCTGTCGGAGGAATATCATCATGAAAAAAGCGCGGATCGTCCTGGCCGATGA
- a CDS encoding response regulator, which translates to MKKARIVLADDHRLVAEGLRGLLEPDYQLVRIVEDGRALLEAVDRLMPDVVVADVSMPLLNGIEAARQLKKRHPAIAVVFLTMHIDVAYAASAFEAGALGYVLKHSAPAELLTAISCALRGRTYITPLLAGELLDYQRRRPEDGQQDPFSRLTCRQREVLQLLAEGLSAKEAAAVLGISARTVEFHKYGMMDSLGLKSSAELLRFALEHGVK; encoded by the coding sequence ATGAAAAAAGCGCGGATCGTCCTGGCCGATGATCATCGGTTGGTGGCCGAGGGCCTGCGAGGTCTTTTGGAGCCGGATTACCAGCTCGTGCGGATTGTGGAAGACGGGCGGGCGCTCCTTGAGGCGGTGGACCGCCTGATGCCAGATGTGGTGGTGGCGGACGTATCCATGCCGCTTTTGAATGGCATCGAGGCGGCGCGCCAATTGAAGAAGAGGCACCCGGCCATCGCTGTCGTCTTCCTCACCATGCACATCGACGTGGCCTACGCGGCCAGCGCCTTTGAAGCAGGCGCCTTGGGCTATGTGCTCAAGCATTCCGCGCCTGCCGAGCTGCTGACAGCAATCAGTTGCGCTCTCAGGGGCCGCACCTACATCACGCCCCTTTTGGCCGGAGAACTGCTCGACTACCAACGCAGGCGGCCAGAGGACGGGCAGCAAGACCCGTTTTCCCGGCTGACCTGCCGCCAGCGCGAAGTGCTGCAACTGCTGGCCGAGGGGCTTTCGGCCAAGGAAGCGGCGGCGGTGCTCGGCATTTCGGCAAGAACGGTCGAATTTCACAAGTACGGCATGATGGACAGCCTGGGCCTGAAAAGCTCGGCGGAACTGCTGCGCTTTGCATTGGAACACGGGGTCAAATAG
- a CDS encoding thioredoxin family protein, with amino-acid sequence MITEITAQDYESLDPATPKMIEFYSKTCGPCKMLSFVLKAIAQQKPDFPIYPIDFDANQELKERLGVKGFPTMLFFKDGREVSRLEGLQQKPAIIKAIEALV; translated from the coding sequence ATGATTACCGAAATCACCGCCCAGGACTACGAGTCGCTGGATCCGGCCACGCCGAAGATGATCGAATTTTATTCCAAGACCTGCGGCCCCTGCAAAATGCTGTCTTTTGTGCTCAAGGCCATTGCCCAGCAGAAGCCGGATTTTCCCATTTACCCCATTGATTTCGATGCGAATCAGGAGCTGAAAGAGCGGCTCGGCGTCAAAGGCTTCCCCACCATGCTGTTTTTCAAGGACGGCCGGGAGGTCAGCCGCCTGGAGGGTTTGCAGCAGAAGCCAGCCATTATCAAAGCCATAGAAGCGCTTGTCTGA
- a CDS encoding NAD(P)/FAD-dependent oxidoreductase translates to MENIYDIVIVGAGPAGMTAAIYAIRANMRVLLLDRLSPGGQMINTNEVENYTGAGRLSGADLAIKMFEHTQELGVAFDYKTVVDIAVGDAVKTVTCEEDATTYKTRAVILATGTVPRRLNVPGEAKWAANGISWCAICDGAQYRGRDVVVIGGGNSAVEEAIYLAGICTRVSIVTLFDLTADPKACDRLRSMPNVSVYPYQDVLEFTGEERLAGVRFKSTREDATECLVTCDGVFEYIGLQACSEAFARLGILDRSGCIEVDARMRTRVPGIFGAGDITVKHLRQIVTACADGAVAANSAASYVESLR, encoded by the coding sequence ATGGAAAACATCTACGATATTGTCATTGTCGGTGCCGGGCCAGCTGGCATGACCGCAGCCATTTACGCCATCCGGGCCAATATGCGGGTGCTGCTGCTCGACCGTCTGTCTCCGGGCGGCCAGATGATCAATACCAACGAGGTCGAGAACTACACTGGCGCGGGCAGATTGAGCGGAGCGGACTTGGCGATCAAAATGTTTGAGCATACCCAGGAACTGGGTGTGGCCTTCGATTACAAGACCGTTGTCGATATTGCCGTGGGTGATGCAGTGAAAACAGTCACCTGTGAGGAAGACGCCACGACGTACAAGACGCGGGCTGTCATTCTGGCCACCGGTACCGTACCCCGGCGCCTGAATGTGCCCGGTGAGGCGAAGTGGGCGGCTAACGGCATAAGCTGGTGCGCCATCTGTGACGGGGCCCAGTATCGGGGCAGGGATGTGGTGGTTATCGGCGGCGGCAATTCGGCGGTGGAGGAGGCCATATACCTGGCTGGCATCTGCACCAGGGTCAGCATCGTCACCCTGTTCGACCTGACCGCTGATCCCAAGGCCTGCGACCGGCTGCGCAGCATGCCCAATGTCAGTGTCTATCCCTATCAGGATGTGCTCGAATTCACCGGTGAAGAGCGGCTGGCCGGCGTCCGCTTCAAGTCAACCAGGGAAGATGCGACCGAGTGTTTGGTCACTTGTGACGGGGTCTTCGAGTATATCGGCCTCCAGGCCTGCTCCGAGGCCTTTGCCAGGCTCGGTATTCTGGACCGCAGCGGTTGCATCGAAGTGGACGCGCGCATGCGCACCAGGGTGCCGGGCATCTTTGGCGCCGGCGATATTACCGTCAAGCACCTGCGGCAGATCGTGACCGCCTGTGCAGACGGTGCGGTAGCGGCCAACAGCGCCGCATCCTATGTCGAATCTCTCAGATAA
- a CDS encoding aryl-sulfate sulfotransferase: MDYKVRYTNEDHLITRQNRAEKAFLAAFEKDKPELENAHVLINPYLINPLCALLLFRSKTPASATLTVHGKRNSREDIVHVFPQTTSHVLPVIGLYEGMSTRVTVSLSSGESKTFAIASQPLPEDVCRCRNISTSMNYFGTNFMFLTPAGKNLPTAYDYMGDIRWLLTVNTMFDIKRLKNGNIMTGSHRFCYMPYNSTGLVELNLLGKIYREYRLPGCYHHDHFEMEDGNILALTQDFTRDTVEDMCVLLDRETGNILKTWDYRKVLPTDAAGSGSQDAHDWFHNNAVWYDRKTHSLSFSGRHQDAIINLDFETGELRWIVGDPEGWPEAMQKKYFFKPVGDLSQFDWQYEQHACVICPDGDVMCFDNGQYRSKDKAKYIRNRDNFSRGVRFRIDTGKMEIEQVWQYGKELGEAFFSPYICNVEYYAEGHYLIHSGGIGWQDGYASDMLGAFINPKTMPGTDICSKTVEQKDGVVMYSMEVDGNFYRAEKLAPYHDGDNAAFGAGKLVGRLEVTPTFDTIAEASETNTVIDSWHQIHIEEDEDRLVFHGRFERGSLVQLLLQSDRETRPYFINTAATWALAMCSGAYLENDERVIKKNISKEGLAGIYEIKVLVEDKIYKTGISICCP, from the coding sequence ATGGACTACAAGGTTCGTTACACCAATGAAGACCATCTCATCACCCGACAGAACCGTGCGGAGAAGGCATTTCTGGCTGCCTTTGAAAAGGACAAGCCGGAACTTGAAAATGCCCATGTGCTGATCAATCCCTACCTTATAAACCCGCTGTGCGCGCTTTTGCTTTTCAGGAGCAAAACCCCTGCCTCGGCCACACTGACCGTGCATGGCAAGCGCAACAGCCGCGAAGACATTGTGCATGTGTTTCCCCAGACAACCAGCCACGTTCTGCCGGTGATCGGGCTTTATGAGGGTATGAGCACTCGTGTCACGGTCAGCCTGTCCAGCGGGGAAAGCAAAACCTTTGCCATCGCCAGCCAGCCCCTGCCCGAAGATGTGTGCCGCTGCCGCAACATCAGCACATCCATGAATTATTTCGGCACAAACTTCATGTTTCTCACGCCTGCCGGAAAGAACCTGCCCACAGCCTACGATTACATGGGCGATATCCGCTGGCTTCTGACCGTCAACACCATGTTCGACATCAAGCGGCTGAAGAACGGCAATATCATGACCGGTTCACACCGCTTCTGCTACATGCCCTACAACAGCACAGGTCTGGTGGAGCTGAACCTTTTGGGCAAGATCTACCGGGAATACCGCCTCCCCGGCTGCTACCATCACGACCATTTTGAGATGGAGGATGGCAATATCCTGGCGCTGACCCAGGATTTCACCCGGGACACGGTGGAGGACATGTGTGTGCTGCTTGACCGCGAGACCGGCAATATCCTGAAAACCTGGGACTACCGCAAGGTGCTGCCCACGGATGCGGCGGGTTCCGGTTCTCAGGATGCGCACGACTGGTTCCACAACAATGCCGTGTGGTACGACAGAAAGACCCACAGTCTGAGCTTCTCCGGCCGCCATCAGGACGCCATTATCAACCTGGACTTCGAAACCGGTGAGCTTAGGTGGATTGTCGGCGATCCGGAAGGCTGGCCCGAGGCGATGCAGAAAAAATACTTTTTCAAGCCGGTGGGCGATCTGTCCCAATTCGACTGGCAGTACGAGCAGCATGCCTGTGTGATCTGCCCGGACGGCGATGTCATGTGTTTTGACAACGGCCAGTATCGCTCCAAGGACAAGGCCAAATACATCAGGAATCGCGACAACTTTTCCCGTGGCGTGCGCTTTCGTATCGACACCGGGAAAATGGAGATCGAGCAGGTGTGGCAGTACGGCAAGGAACTGGGCGAGGCCTTTTTCTCCCCCTATATCTGCAATGTGGAATACTACGCCGAGGGCCATTATCTGATTCATTCCGGCGGGATCGGCTGGCAGGACGGCTATGCCTCCGACATGCTGGGCGCCTTTATCAACCCCAAGACCATGCCCGGTACGGACATCTGCTCCAAGACCGTGGAGCAGAAAGACGGCGTCGTTATGTATTCTATGGAGGTGGACGGCAATTTCTACCGTGCCGAAAAACTGGCCCCCTATCACGACGGCGACAATGCCGCCTTTGGTGCAGGCAAATTGGTAGGCAGGCTGGAAGTGACGCCCACCTTTGACACCATTGCCGAGGCGAGTGAGACCAATACGGTCATCGACTCCTGGCATCAGATCCACATTGAAGAGGACGAAGACCGGCTGGTGTTCCACGGCCGCTTCGAACGGGGCTCTCTGGTGCAACTGCTGCTCCAGAGCGACAGAGAAACGCGTCCCTATTTCATCAACACCGCCGCTACCTGGGCACTGGCCATGTGCTCCGGCGCCTACCTCGAGAACGACGAGCGGGTCATCAAGAAGAACATCAGCAAGGAAGGCCTGGCGGGCATCTACGAGATCAAGGTGCTGGTGGAGGACAAAATCTACAAAACCGGCATCAGCATCTGCTGCCCGTAA
- a CDS encoding SLC13 family permease encodes MQEEPKRSLLPLVHTLIGLTIMFSGHFLPCPAMVVETSDKLLALNLPQVDGGLQLGITRTGMIVSMIFFGVIYLWTFVDTIWPGLVGLLALIFSGFAPAPKVMQMFLGNPMVVMLFFLFMVAAAIVYSNLAGWLARYLMTRDFIKGRPWVLTTTFLITTYLVAFLDQVSATFLMWPILYAIFREVGFKKGDRYVTIMTVYVIIVILLCFASDPFKGGAMYLVSNLQHLAASDSGLAAPPLNIALYLCFGLIISVCCIALLLFLLRFVFRADVTPLKRLDPAALRKEPLPPLNGVQKLVLIDFLLYVLWLLLPAIIGTGNPVGAFLQKNSMAGSLLAATLLTVVFVKGRPVVDIHASNTQYPWRVFLLIAVAMLLGGVMTGPGTNVALYMEYALRNLLGNMDATTFSIVVVLIGIIFTNFCNSVVLGLVLTPVLLAVANAFNISSAPMMACFIYAVLIAACTPAASPFAALLYGQTDWIDRRDIGRYTVISSALVVLVVIVVGIPLARVLF; translated from the coding sequence ATGCAAGAAGAACCAAAGCGTTCCCTGCTTCCCCTGGTGCATACGCTCATCGGCTTGACCATCATGTTTTCCGGGCATTTCCTGCCCTGCCCTGCCATGGTGGTGGAGACCAGCGACAAGCTCCTGGCCCTGAATCTGCCACAGGTGGACGGCGGTTTGCAACTTGGCATTACCCGCACCGGCATGATCGTGTCCATGATCTTTTTCGGCGTCATCTATCTCTGGACCTTTGTCGACACGATATGGCCAGGCCTTGTGGGGCTCCTGGCGCTGATCTTCAGCGGTTTTGCCCCTGCGCCCAAGGTGATGCAGATGTTTCTGGGCAATCCCATGGTGGTCATGCTCTTCTTCCTGTTCATGGTGGCGGCGGCCATAGTGTACAGCAATCTGGCCGGCTGGCTGGCCCGCTATCTGATGACGCGGGACTTCATCAAAGGCCGCCCCTGGGTGTTGACAACGACCTTTCTGATCACCACCTACCTGGTGGCCTTTCTGGATCAGGTTTCGGCCACCTTCCTCATGTGGCCCATTCTGTACGCCATTTTCAGGGAAGTGGGCTTCAAAAAGGGCGACCGCTATGTGACGATCATGACTGTCTATGTCATCATTGTCATCCTGCTCTGCTTTGCCTCCGACCCCTTCAAGGGCGGAGCCATGTACCTGGTCAGCAATCTGCAGCACCTGGCTGCCAGCGACTCGGGGCTGGCGGCACCTCCACTGAACATCGCCCTGTATTTGTGCTTTGGCCTGATCATTTCGGTCTGCTGTATCGCACTGTTGTTGTTTCTGCTGCGTTTTGTCTTCCGGGCGGATGTGACGCCGCTTAAGCGGCTCGATCCGGCGGCGCTCAGGAAGGAGCCCCTGCCGCCCCTGAACGGTGTCCAGAAACTGGTGCTCATAGACTTTCTGCTCTATGTGCTCTGGCTGCTCCTGCCCGCCATTATCGGCACAGGCAATCCTGTAGGGGCCTTCCTGCAGAAAAACAGCATGGCCGGTTCCCTGCTGGCTGCCACGCTCCTGACGGTGGTTTTCGTCAAGGGGCGGCCTGTGGTGGATATCCACGCCTCCAACACGCAATACCCCTGGCGTGTGTTTCTGCTCATTGCCGTAGCCATGCTGCTGGGCGGGGTGATGACCGGCCCCGGCACCAATGTTGCCCTTTATATGGAATATGCGCTGCGTAATCTGCTGGGCAACATGGATGCCACCACCTTCTCTATTGTGGTGGTACTCATCGGCATTATATTTACCAATTTTTGCAACTCGGTGGTGCTGGGACTGGTGCTGACCCCGGTCCTGCTGGCTGTGGCCAATGCCTTTAACATCAGTTCCGCTCCCATGATGGCCTGTTTCATTTACGCCGTGCTCATCGCCGCCTGCACGCCGGCGGCCTCGCCCTTTGCCGCCTTGCTGTACGGGCAGACCGACTGGATCGACAGACGCGACATCGGGCGCTATACGGTCATATCTTCGGCCTTGGTGGTGCTGGTCGTCATTGTGGTTGGCATACCCCTGGCCCGCGTCCTGTTCTAG